In the genome of Arabidopsis thaliana chromosome 4, partial sequence, the window CGGGATTGGAGACGGACACGGAGAAAGAGGCTGAGGTAGAGGTGGAAGCGGAGGCGGCGGATTCCTGGGATAATCCGACGGCGACTTGGGAGAGAGCTGTTTCAGGATTCTATTTCGCTGATAGTGCGTATCGGACTTTGATGGATTCAATGGGACACGCGATTCATGTAACATCAGCTGCGTCTGGAGAAATTACATTCTGGTGAGCTTGataagttcttcttcttcatctatgGTGTTTGTAGATCAGGAGCTTATAGTTCTTCTAAGTACTGTTTCATTGAATTGTGTGTTTAAGTAGTTAAACAAAGTTATATATAGCGATTCATTGTATATGCAAGTGGACATTTACTATTTGTTTCTGAGTGGAGagattcttttattattattcaggAGTCGTTCTGCTGAGAATCTGTACCATTGGTATGCTGAGGAAGTTGTTGGCTACAGAACTATTGATGTGCTTGTAACCGAAGAATACCGTAATTCCCTTACTGGTATCAGGAATAGGGTGTGCCGTGGAGAGACTTGGACTGGTCAGTTTCCGTTTCAGAAGAAAACTGGTGAACTATTTATGGCTTTGGTGACTAAAAGCCCTGTGTATGAAAACGGTGAGCTGGTTGGTGTTGTTACTGTCTCGAGCGATGCAACCCTTTTCAATAGGATGCATCCACTAAGTAATGAGCATCAACAACAAGCTCGTAGTAATAATAGACATGAATCAAACTTGAGAAAACATCAGTGGCACCTCCCGAGGCCTCAGATCGCTGCAGCATCACAGGTTCCAGTTGTCCCACAATATTCATCAGCTGTTGCTTCAAACCTGGTAGATCTCACATCATGAATGTTCGAAGTTTCTcagtacttttttttatataataattcgTGTGCAACATGaatgattgtttgttttgctgTTTTCTGCACAAACCAAGAAGGCGTCGAAGCTTCTACCACAGAGAAATGGAGATGATTCCTTCAATGGAAATCATAATTCGAGGAGCCGAGATGAAAATGTTCCGGTTGTTGCCTCCACAACTTTCGAGAAGTATGGCTCACTGGTAAGTCTTCGTTGGCTCCTTAAACAAGACACTTCTCATTGACATTTCTTAGAACGATTATTGTCTCATGTTATAAGCTAAATCTGCATATACACTAGTGTAGGCGGATAAGTTTTTGGGGAAGCTGCAAAGGAAGATTACTGGCAGCCAAGGAACCGAAGATAATGAGCCTATCTTAAGAAACGGTATCAATAAGTCAGCATGTGGCAGTGGAGGTAGTTCTAAGGCTTCTAATGCAGTTACCTGCACGGCTTTCAGAGACAATGGCAATGGAAAACCAAAAAGGGCTGAAGTTAGAATTTCAGATGTCTATGGAAATGGAGCTGAGGGTTTGATACATAATGGAGATCGCTTTCAGTATATTGGGAACCTGGGACAAAGTAAACCTCCCAGAGGACTAGAGAGTGGTTTGGTGTCTGGCATGCGGGGAACAAAAATGTCGGACCTAAATGGTGAGATAGAAGATGCTTGGAATACTCGTCTTAGTGTTGATCCCTTGCCAATTCTAGGAGTCAACAGCGGTAGGCAACAAAGTCCTGTCAACCAAAGGAATAATAGATTAGTTACTGATTCGTCATGTGAGATACGATGGGAAGATCTACAACTTGGGGAGGAGGTCGGAAGAGGTGTATTTCATTTACCAAAGTCTTACACTCGTTTTCACGTTTTAGATATGCAAATTCAATTCAGATCTGTGTCATTGCTGTTTAAATCAGATTACAAGTATTTCTGATGCGTTACATTTTCTCACAGGTTCATTTGCTGCGGTTCATCGTGGAGTTTGGAATGGATCGGTGAGTTTTCTGTaatttaagataaaataaGGATGATTCTAGTATTAGTTGCACATGGATAACTAACTAGTCCAATCTATTTGGACCAGGATGTTGCTATTAAGGTTTACTTCGATGGTGATTACAATGCGATGACTTTGACGGAGTGCAAAAAGGAGGTATGTATAATTAGTTCTCTCTGTTATGAATTGTTTCTAGAAGTTACTCGTACCAGACAAAATAAATCAGTTTTGATCAATAATATCTTCAGATCAACATTATGAAGAAACTGAGACATCCGAATGTGCTACTATTTATGGGAGCAGTATGTACAGAAGAAAAATCTGCCATAATCATGGAATATATGCCAAGGTGAGATTATTGACGTATGGATCTGGAAGTAGTGTTACTCCTTATCGAGTGTGTTATATTATGCTGCAAGAAATTGCAGATGAATACTCTGTGCTAAGTTATTTCTATACGGTTTTGATGATTAGAGGGAGTCTCTTCAAAATACTTCATAATACGAATCAGCCATTGGACAAGAAACGCCGTTTAAGAATGGCCCTTGATGTTGTAAGACTCTGATCTTCCAAAAACCTCCCTcacaatgaaagaaaaaaatatgaaaggcTGATTATATTCGGGTtctctgttgttgttgcaggcTAGGGGAATGAATTACTTACACCGCAGAAATCCGCCAATTGTACATAGAGACTTGAAATCTTCCAATCTACTCGTGGACAAGAACTGGAATGTCAAGGTACAAACAGTTTTCTCAAGTTACATTTATGAAGACTTGTAAAATGAGTTTACTATTGCATGGACTTTCAACTCTTTCTTCCCTAGGTTGGAGACTTTGGGTTATCAAAGTGGAAGAACGCAACCTTCTTGAGTACTAAATCCGGGAAAGGAACTGTAATGTTTAACAAAAGCCATTTCTGATTCTTTTAATCCACAAAACAGTCTTGGATTTCTGTTACTAAACATTGTTCAACTTTTTTCTATGTGCAGCCGCAGTGGATGGCTCCTGAAGTTCTCAGAAGTGAACCTTCGAATGAGAAGTACGTTGGATATAATATTAACccttttttgttctcttttcgAAGACATTATTCAATAACTTGAACATTTTTTTGGACTAAAAGCTCAATGCTTTCGTTGTAATAGGTGTGATGTGTTCAGCTTTGGAGTCATCTTATGGGAGCTAATGACTACGTTAGTACCATGGGACCGTTTGAACTCTATTCAGGTACCTCTCAAATTCTGTTCTTATGAGATTATAGCTTGATCATAAGATTGTAGTAATCTTAGCAACTTTAAATTAGGTTGTTGGAGTTGTTGGTTTCATGGATCGACGATTAGACTTACCTGAAGGATTAAATCCCCGGATCGCATCCATAATACAGGATTGTTGGCAAACGTAAGAAGACGCATCTGTAAATTGTTTCATCAAATACACCCTACAAACTTAGGGGcgatttttcttatattctttGTTCTAAATTGTTGAAACAGTGATCCAGCAAAACGACCGTCGTTCGAGGAATTAATTAGTCAGATGATGAGCCTGTTCCGCAAACCAGGGTCAGGTGcgcaagaagaagacgattgAGAAGGTAAACAGTACATGGTTAAAGGATAGTTCACAAAGCAAAGGACgtgaaaagaaaacgaaagcATCGTCCTGATCACTTACTATACAAATGTTTCATTGTGTTATACCAAACTactatttatgttttcattgaaagaaagaaagcaaaaatagCTAAATCAAAGTAATATACAGTAGAATCTTAGGTTAGTTTAGTTAAACTATGCATTATATAAACTGTTGTCGGTTTATGAGCTAAGTTGTAAAATGGGATCTAAAAAGGCAGAGGCGCAGAGGCCAGAGGAGGACTCAGATGTAATTTAAGAAGTAAAAGggtgaaaaagagaaatacgAGAAAAACTGTGAGATTGATGGTGTCTTGTAGTGAATTGTAATGtagttggttttggtttgatggGGTAAGAGAAGGAGGAGTGACAATTCGTAGGCATtgcttcttttgctttaatATTCTCTTATTACAGCTTCCCATCACTGCGTCGTCTGTAGCTTCTCAGCACCTAATTATAAGAGAGAGTCAGAACcctaaataaaacttttttttcaatccTTATTCGTAATTCCACATTACAGCATCTTGAAATTGACGCAGTCACAAaagcataattaaaaaaaaaaggatacaaAGATGGGTCTATTATACCGAGTATGTATTGTGCATGCATGTGACGTGGGTGAAGGGAACTTCTCTTATAGAAGTAttgaaaaaggagaaattttGGGGGATTGAAAATATTTGTCTGTTTGTCTGGTTAGGTCAGAACAAATCACATCGAGCTGCATAGTAATATTTCGTTTACAACACATGGTTGTGACCTCTAGAcaaataaactttttaacaGTTTTCGCTGTTTTGCCTTGCATGTATTTCGTAGTATTTCAATTTATATGTAACTATATTTCAATTGAAACATCTTTAccatattattttcttttttgatgcCAATTTCTTTACCATGTGTTTGCTCTTGTGTTATTTATGtgtgattgattgattgacCGTGTCGATTACCCAAGCGGAATCTTGTAAAGGGATACTCCGTCACCGTAATACAGTGACAgcatatttaatttaaaataatataaagtcATTGTAGGATGGAAAAGTAATTTCTATGATATTTTCTTCCGaacattataaaatttattttgtcagAAGTAGAGCAGATTAAAGTTTCGAAGATGGAtactttcacttttttcttgtaaGATATTGATTAGGTATGATTGAGGCTCATGATACGAAATAATGTCAGTGTTGAACTACTAATTTGTTATGCTTGAAATGCTTTTTTATAGGTCAGtaggtttttttattttatttttaggcATATTTATTCTGgtttagtttagttagttggtttctaaattttcCTTACGActaaaaaatctaatcccAAAACCAAacgaaaacaagaaataataaatcgaacaatatttttaataacaaatagaatatatatatatatatatatatatattatatcaaattattcCAAGATAGAGTTTTTCAGTTCATTCCTAGTTCCTACtcatatattcttaatttctaTTATCTCAAGATTTTATCTTGTCCTCATATCTACGAATTGTATGAAAGGGTTTAATAACCATAATCTATTGCATTGTCCTATCTACGTACACCATAATCGCTTGTGTTGGTGGATCTATAGTaatctaaacaattttttatttccatGGCGTGAAAGTTTGAGCCAACAACTAACGATATTAATCGTACAAATgagtttcatatttttttttgcaatctCATTTCAAAaagtgaaaccaaaatttggaTGCTTCTAATTAACcataagattttttattaGGTGCACCTAATCttgttaataaattataatcttCTTTGATTAGTTATGCTCCTATCCAGATTTCATGCTTCAACTCTATGATTGATCAACTTGCATTATTACTGTACCATAAATACTTTGCCAACGAATGTTAGTTGTGGGGGAAACAACAATTCCGCTGGTAATTTTGactgaattaaaaaattagagatAGAATGCAAGGAGACACGTACGAACGAGTTCATACACGAGAAGCAGTTGACCAGAGTCAACAAACCTGTAAAAAGCTAAAGAACCACCGTCCACTCGCAGTCTACTATATACGACTAACTAAGATTCATGCAGGCTCAAGTTTTTGTACTTGTATGACACGTGGCTAGATCGTAACGGCCGTTTAGACTGATGTCTCTTCGTCTCTCCGAGTCTTTGTCCTGTCTTTTTCTCATTGCATGAGACATACCGAAGATTCCAGTGGATTAATTGTCGgtccatttcttttttcctttttactaCTGACTTCGAGTTAGATTCTCTAAAGTAGTACACGTGAACCATAGGATTCGTTTATGATTACATAAAACCTTTGTTAGTAGTGTTTGTTCATTTCTTAATTCTGGTTATACATTTGAAACATATGCAAATTTATCACTCGACTTATTAATCCTAAGTTCGTAACTAAgttctttttggttaattagCTTATATACTTCTCAAGATTTCTGATTCTGACTTATGCTATAAAGTATATCTTCGATAAGTTGAGTCGCATCTCTCTCCTCGGAAAATATTCTTGTATTTTGGACAAATTTCTCGTgtattgttttgatatttttgtggTCATGTTGTTTTGTGAATTAGTATATAAGTAGATAAACTACGTAGTTTTCATTCGTACAACTATATAACCAATCGTATTCGACGAAATAAATAGTCAGAAAATATTCTATTTGTTATGCAATAATATCTCACTATACAGTCCAAAATATTAACCTCCATATAAATCTGATAGtaacaacaaacaattttttctctttgtccTATAACATACATAATACATTTATGTTTGAAAgacaagagaagaacaaaaacaagaacccACAAATGTCAAAATAGTGAAAGAATTGGATTCCGACTTCGATTTCCCATTACACAAAACGACGTAGCAACGGACGGCGCTAGCTATTACGTTAAGAGACGAAAAACGGAGTAGGgaccaacaaaaaaacgtGATCATGGATGGATTATTAACGATAGACATTGGATTACGGCGATGGACCCATAAAACTGACGTCATCCGTTATGGGGTCCGTAGTGTGGTCCTCTAAAAAGTATTGACGCTTTTTGtcatctctctgttctttAGGACTCGTCACAAATTTTACTTCCTCAGATTCACATGACCAAATCATGTAAccattttccaaataaaatctTTACATTTAGATTTAGATTCAGAGGAATTGAATTAGCCTCATCATAATGTATGATACTACATACTACACTAGTGACACGGAAATTACACGACGAAAATAAACAATGTGAAGAATAACGAAATTTCCCgggaaaagagagatagagagtgAGACACACGCGCGAGTGATGCGTGTGGTAGTAAATAGAACACTGTTTGATGATACTGCTGCGACTACTTAACTCTTATTACAAAgctctctttttgttgtctCTCTCTTGCTCTCTCTGCAAAACTCCGGCGAGAAGAGAACGTTGTCGTTTCATTCGTATCAAAGTCTTCATCAGCAATGGGAAAAGCGTCACGGTGGTTTAGGAGTCTATTCGGAGTTAAGAAACCCGACCCGGGTTATCCGGATCTATCCGTCGAGACGCCTTCTCGGTCAACTTCCTCTAATCTCAAACGCCGATGGAGTTTCGTCAAATCCAaacgagaaaaagaaagtacACCGATTAATCAAGTTCCTCATACTCCATCGCTACCGAATTCGACGCCTCCACCGCCGTCTCACCACCAATCGTCGCCGAGACGacggagaaaacaaaagccGATGTGGGAGGATGAGGGAAGTGAAGATTCGGACAAGCATGCTATTGCGGTGGCTGCCGCGACTGCTGCGGTTGCTGAAGCTGCAGTCGCCGCCGCTAATGCTGCTGCTGCGGTCGTCAGGCTGACGAGCACAAGTGGGAGGTCGACTCGAAGTCCTGTTAAGGCACGGTTTAGCGACGGATTCGACGACGTGGTGGCGCATGGTAGCAAGTTTTATGGACACGGCCGTGACAGTTGTGAACTTGCGGTGATTAAGATACAATCTATATTTCGCGGATACTTggtaattttctttctctaaaatttatttcacTCGTTTTATAAATTACTTTATGAagccaaaaatagaaatatacatgaattgcatttttttagtcaaaagtttataatttttgattaaacgAAAGCTGAATGAATACATTTGTGTTCATCATTTACACGATTTtgcataattatatttttaattaggaTTAGAAAAGTATAAAATGGTTATAGATTTGTTAAACATTCACGGGGATTATCGTCCAGATAACATTTTTCGATGTCGTAAACCTTCTGCTGCTACCACTTCCCTAGACGAGTGATAGGACAATTAACCTTCCATATTctcatttaattattttaatatcttaGCAGAGCACTTGAATATTCTTTGTAAAGTAATTTGCTTTGTGAATACCAAATCAAATTGTATTTGctttttccttaattttatattcactggttagaaatttgtttttcaatttaacCGACTCAAAAATTGATTCCGGTCCGAACAGTATAGATGATTCTCAACAAGTTTAATGCTAAGTTTAATATTATATCCATTCTTCCAATTAATTCGATCCTCAACAAGTTTAATGctaagttgttttcttttttttttttcttttagtttcccCATTTGGTTACGAGTAAATGAAagatttgtataaaaataCTTAGTGGAAAATCAGTTAACATCAACCAATACGAAGAAGTGGTCGTACTCTTGTTCTATTGGTTAGTGAATGTTATTCACTGGACCACTGTATAAATAACATGGTGAATGCTGGCTGCTATAATTAGTCTATATTTCAGTTCATTCTCTATATGTTATAGTCTCTATGTAGTGAATATACTATGTCTATT includes:
- a CDS encoding PAS domain-containing protein tyrosine kinase family protein (PAS domain-containing protein tyrosine kinase family protein; FUNCTIONS IN: protein serine/threonine/tyrosine kinase activity, protein kinase activity, signal transducer activity; INVOLVED IN: signal transduction, protein amino acid phosphorylation, regulation of transcription, DNA-dependent; EXPRESSED IN: 21 plant structures; EXPRESSED DURING: 11 growth stages; CONTAINS InterPro DOMAIN/s: PAC motif (InterPro:IPR001610), Protein kinase, ATP binding site (InterPro:IPR017441), Protein kinase, catalytic domain (InterPro:IPR000719), PAS fold (InterPro:IPR013767), PAS (InterPro:IPR000014), Serine-threonine/tyrosine-protein kinase (InterPro:IPR001245), Protein kinase-like domain (InterPro:IPR011009), Serine/threonine-protein kinase, active site (InterPro:IPR008271); BEST Arabidopsis thaliana protein match is: PAS domain-containing protein tyrosine kinase family protein (TAIR:AT3G06640.1); Has 30201 Blast hits to 17322 proteins in 780 species: Archae - 12; Bacteria - 1396; Metazoa - 17338; Fungi - 3422; Plants - 5037; Viruses - 0; Other Eukaryotes - 2996 (source: NCBI BLink).), whose protein sequence is MAGNNSESSLYQVLVEWCQRMETSQARLREDVDDLLLQEESRTGKESATGLETDTEKEAEVEVEAEAADSWDNPTATWERAVSGFYFADSAYRTLMDSMGHAIHVTSAASGEITFWSRSAENLYHWYAEEVVGYRTIDVLVTEEYRNSLTGIRNRVCRGETWTGQFPFQKKTGELFMALVTKSPVYENGELVGVVTVSSDATLFNRMHPLSNEHQQQARSNNRHESNLRKHQWHLPRPQIAAASQVPVVPQYSSAVASNLASKLLPQRNGDDSFNGNHNSRSRDENVPVVASTTFEKYGSLADKFLGKLQRKITGSQGTEDNEPILRNGINKSACGSGGSSKASNAVTCTAFRDNGNGKPKRAEVRISDVYGNGAEGLIHNGDRFQYIGNLGQSKPPRGLESGLVSGMRGTKMSDLNGEIEDAWNTRLSVDPLPILGVNSGRQQSPVNQRNNRLVTDSSCEIRWEDLQLGEEVGRGSFAAVHRGVWNGSDVAIKVYFDGDYNAMTLTECKKEINIMKKLRHPNVLLFMGAVCTEEKSAIIMEYMPRGSLFKILHNTNQPLDKKRRLRMALDVARGMNYLHRRNPPIVHRDLKSSNLLVDKNWNVKVGDFGLSKWKNATFLSTKSGKGTPQWMAPEVLRSEPSNEKCDVFSFGVILWELMTTLVPWDRLNSIQVVGVVGFMDRRLDLPEGLNPRIASIIQDCWQTDPAKRPSFEELISQMMSLFRKPGSGAQEEDD
- a CDS encoding PAS domain-containing protein tyrosine kinase family protein (PAS domain-containing protein tyrosine kinase family protein; FUNCTIONS IN: protein serine/threonine/tyrosine kinase activity, protein kinase activity, signal transducer activity; INVOLVED IN: signal transduction, protein amino acid phosphorylation, regulation of transcription, DNA-dependent; EXPRESSED IN: 21 plant structures; EXPRESSED DURING: 11 growth stages; CONTAINS InterPro DOMAIN/s: PAC motif (InterPro:IPR001610), Protein kinase, ATP binding site (InterPro:IPR017441), PAS fold (InterPro:IPR013767), PAS (InterPro:IPR000014), Serine-threonine/tyrosine-protein kinase (InterPro:IPR001245), Protein kinase-like domain (InterPro:IPR011009), Serine/threonine-protein kinase, active site (InterPro:IPR008271), Protein kinase, catalytic domain (InterPro:IPR000719); BEST Arabidopsis thaliana protein match is: PAS domain-containing protein tyrosine kinase family protein (TAIR:AT5G49470.3); Has 125163 Blast hits to 123569 proteins in 4990 species: Archae - 182; Bacteria - 13357; Metazoa - 47772; Fungi - 11074; Plants - 33184; Viruses - 511; Other Eukaryotes - 19083 (source: NCBI BLink).), with protein sequence MAGNNSESSLYQVLVEWCQRMETSQARLREDVDDLLLQEESRTGKESATGLETDTEKEAEVEVEAEAADSWDNPTATWERAVSGFYFADSAYRTLMDSMGHAIHVTSAASGEITFWSRSAENLYHWYAEEVVGYRTIDVLVTEEYRNSLTGIRNRVCRGETWTGQFPFQKKTGELFMALVTKSPVYENGELVGVVTVSSDATLFNRMHPLSNEHQQQARSNNRHESNLRKHQWHLPRPQIAAASQVPVVPQYSSAVASNLKASKLLPQRNGDDSFNGNHNSRSRDENVPVVASTTFEKYGSLADKFLGKLQRKITGSQGTEDNEPILRNGINKSACGSGGSSKASNAVTCTAFRDNGNGKPKRAEVRISDVYGNGAEGLIHNGDRFQYIGNLGQSKPPRGLESGLVSGMRGTKMSDLNGEIEDAWNTRLSVDPLPILGVNSGRQQSPVNQRNNRLVTDSSCEIRWEDLQLGEEVGRGSFAAVHRGVWNGSDVAIKVYFDGDYNAMTLTECKKEINIMKKLRHPNVLLFMGAVCTEEKSAIIMEYMPRGSLFKILHNTNQPLDKKRRLRMALDVARGMNYLHRRNPPIVHRDLKSSNLLVDKNWNVKVGDFGLSKWKNATFLSTKSGKGTPQWMAPEVLRSEPSNEKCDVFSFGVILWELMTTLVPWDRLNSIQVVGVVGFMDRRLDLPEGLNPRIASIIQDCWQTDPAKRPSFEELISQMMSLFRKPGSGAQEEDD